CCAAGGACCCCTCCCGCCGCCCCACCTCCCAGCAGATCCTCGACCAACTGATCGGCCGCACCACCCCGGAGAACGCGCACCACTCGGTGACCGAAGCCTGGCAACACTCCTCCCCACCTCCCTACCCGGCCCCCTCCGGAAACACCACCCCGGCCTACACCGGCCGCCCCGGCACCACTCCGCATCCCCCCGGAACCACGCCTCCCCCGTACGCCGGCCCCCCTGAGGCCGCAGCTCCCCGGTACGCCGGATCGACCGGCCACACCGGGACCACCCATCACAGCGCCGGCCCACCCCCCACCGCGCCGTACTCCGGCCCGTATGCCGGTCACCCCACCGCGCCGCACCCCGGCGACCCGGCACAAGGCCACCCCGGGTACGGCCCCACCGCCGCGCACCACAACCCCGCCGCGACCGCGTCCCTCCACCCCGGCCCCACAGCTCACGGAGGCGGGCCGGCCCTGGCCGGTGGCCGCTCCGGCGGAAGCCGTCGGACACGGCTGATCGGCATCGCCGCCGCCGCGGTGGTGCTGGCCGTGGTCGCCGGTTTCGGCGTGCGGGCCCTGCTCGCGCCGTCCGGTCCTCCGACCGACCTCGCCTACCTCTACCGGGACGACTTCAACCAGAGCGGCACCGGCTGGGGTGGCTCGACGTACACCGGCGTGGACTACAGCACCTACGGCTACGCACCCGACGGCTACTACGCCATCGACGTGGACGGCGGCCACCCCGAACGCGCCGAGAAGGCCCCGATCCCCTACCTGCCGAAGCAACCGGCCTCCCCCGACCCGTCCGCGACCCCCACCCCGACGACCCCCGACCGGCTCCTCATCAGCGTGACCGCCGGCACCCGCCGGGCCCGCGCGGACGGCGAGTACGGCCTGTTCTGCCGGGCCGACCAGGAGTACCACCTGAGCCGCTACGAGTTCCTGGTCGACGGCCGCGGCCAGGCGAGGATCCGCCGCGTCACCAAGGGAGCCGGGGGCAACCTGACTCCTCCTGTCGCCGTCAAGAACCTCTCCTCTCCTTCCCTGCTCCAGGCCGAATGCGCCGCCACCACGGAGGGCCTCCGCCTGACCATGTGGATCAACGGCCAGGAACTGCACTCCTACACCGACCCGTCTCCCCTCCCGAACGGCGACGTCGGCGTGCTCGCCAGAGTCCCCCCGGACAAGGCCGGTCCCGCGCTCAAGACGTCCTTCGACGACTTCACCGTGCAGGGCCCCGCCGCGACCTCGACCCCCTGACGTCACACCGGCCTCATGCCGACGAGCGGATGATCAGGTCGGTGGGGAGGATGACGGAGCCCGCCGGGCCGCCTTCGATGTGACGCAGCAGCAGGCGGATCGCGGCCCGTGCCTGATCGTGCATCGACGTGCGGATGGTGGTGAGCGGCGGGATGGTGAACGCGGCGGCGTCGATGTCGTCGAAGCCGATCACTGCGACGTCGTCGGGGACGCGGCGGCCGGTCTCGTGCAACACGCTCAGCGCGCCGATGGCCATCAGGTCGTTGGCCGCGAAGACCGCGTCCAGCTCGGGGTCGTCCTCAAGGAGCCGGCGCATGGCCTCGGCGCCTGAGGTCCGGCTGAAGGACCCCAAGGCGATCATGGGCCGGCGGTCCTGCTCGGCGAGCACCTGCTCGTAGCCGGTGAGCCGGTCCTGAGCGGCGACGCTGTCCAGCGGACCACCGATCATGGCGACCCGGCGCCGGCCGGCCGACAGCAGGTGACGGACGGCGGCCACGGCTCCGCCGGTGTTGTCGGCGTCGACGTACGGCATGGCGCCGGGGGAGGCGGAGCGGCCGAGCGCCACCACCGGGACCCCGGTGCGCAGCAACGCGGCGCGTAACGGGTCACCGGCCGGGCCTGGCAGCAGGACGGCGCCGTCGACCTGACCGCCGGCCACGTAACTCTCCGCGCGGCTGCGGCTGCGGCTGGACCCCGCGAGGACCAGGGTGACGTGCTTGCCGGCCTCCTCCAGCGCGTGTCCGGCGGAACGGACCACGACCGAGAACGCCGGGTCCTCGCCACGGGTCCACGGCGCGTCGGGGACGATCAGCGCGACACCGTCGGTGCGTTCGGTGACGAGGCTGCGCGCGGCCGAGTTGGGGACGTACCCGAGCTCGTCCACCGCCTGCATGACGGTGGCGCGGAACTCGTCGCTGACCGTGGCCTCTCCGTTGATGACCCGTGACACGGTCGAGCGCGACACCCCGGCCCGCGCCGCCACGGCCTCCAGCGTGGGTCGCCGCGCGCGCTCGTTGTGCAGGCCGTTGCGCCGGATCACGTCGCGGTACCACAGCGCGCTGTCCTTGAGCAGCCGCCGCTGGGTGGCGTAGTCGACGTGCACGATGCCGAACCTCTTGGTGTACCCCTCGGCCCACTCGAAGTTGTCCAGCAGCGACCACACGAGGTACCCCCGAAGGTCGGCCCCGGCCTGGATCGCGTCGTACGCGGCACGCAGGTGCGCGTCGAGGTAGGCGACGCGGTCGGCGTCCCGCACCCGGCCCTCGGTGACCACGTCGTCGAACGCGGCGCCGTTCTCGGTGACGAGCAACCCCACACCCGGGTGGTCGCGGGTCAGGCGCTCCAGCATGCGGGACAGGCCGGTCGGCACGATGGGCCACCCCATGGCGGTGGTCGGCGCGTACGCACCGCAGAACTCGATGTCCTCGGTGCCGGGGTAGGCGGCGTTGGCCGGCTCACCGGGGCCGTAACGGACCACGCACGGCGTGTAGTAGTTGATGCCGAGCAGGTCGACAGGCTGCTTGATGGTGGTGAGGTCGCCGTCGCGGATGTGGCCGAGCCCGGCGGTGCGCTCGATCATCGGCAGCAGCCGCGCGGGGTACTCACCGCGCAGCGCGGGGTCGAGGAACTGCCGGTTCAGCAGCGCGTCGACCCGTTCCACCGCCTCGGCGTCCTCAGGCGACAGCTCGGCTGCGGGGTCGTTGACCTGACCCGGTGTCATCACCGGCGCGAGGTTGAGCATCAGCGCGATCGTCGCGGCCCCGTCGGCGCGCAGCGCCTGCGCGGTCAGCCCGTGCGCCAGCAGCAGGTGGTGCGCCGCACGGAACGCGTCCGCCATGGAGGTGCGGCCCGGCGCGTGCGCGCCGATGCCGTACCCGATGAACGCCGACACCCAGGGCTCGTTGACCGTCATCCACGTGCCGACCCGGTCGCCGAGCCGCTCGTACACCACACGCGCGTAGTCGGCGAGCCGGTACGCGGTGTCCCGGGAGGCCCACCCCCCGGCGTCCTCCAGGGCCTGCGGCAGATCCCAGTGGTACAGCGTGACGTACGGCGTGATGCCGGCGGCGAGCAGCCTGTCGACCAGGCGGTCGTAGAAGCCGAGCCCCGCCGCGTTGACGGCCCCCGCGCCGGCCGGCATGACGCGCGGCCATGACACCGAGAAGCGGTACGCCATCAGGTCGAGGCGATCCATCAGCCCGACGTCCTCGGCGTACCGGTTGTAGTGGTCGCACGCGATCTCGCCGGTATGGCCTTGCAGGATGGCACCCTGCCGCCTGCCGAAGACATCCCAGATCGAGGGGCCGCGGCCGTCCGCGTCCACGGCACCCTCCACCTGGTAGGCGGCGGTGGCGGCCCCCCAGACGAACCCCTCGGGAAAGACGAGGGTCTTCCCGCGCGCGGCCATGGTGGTGGCGGTCATCGTGCTGCAGCTCCTCGTGGCCGGCCCGCGGGACGGCGCCGGTGCCGTCCCGTCCTTCCGGGCCTTTCTCACCAACGTTGTACACGACGGATGAGGACCCGGGCAGGGCCGCGACCAGGCCCTGTGGACAACTCGGGAAACCGGCGCGGGGAGACCGGAGGAAACGGACGCGTGCGGGGAACAACGAGCAGGTGGCCGAAGTTGGCCATGATCGTATGAGGACCGTCCCATCGACAAAGGAGCCACGCGTC
The window above is part of the Sphaerisporangium rubeum genome. Proteins encoded here:
- a CDS encoding serine/threonine-protein kinase, which produces MNNLSPGDPSQIGRYQVIGRLGRGGMGTVYLGLDDTGQRVAIKVINPEYSRHDLFRDRFRREAEAARRVRRFCTAAVLDADLDGDQLYVVTEYVDGPDLEHAVRTGGPLRGSSLDALAVGVATALTAIHGAGIVHRDLKPSNVLLSPVGPRVIDFGIARAMDTLSALTGTGQLVGTPRYMAPETLRGEPVSPACDVFSWGCLVAFAATGRPPFTAEALPAIVYQILNADPVLSGLDPSLHALITATLAKDPSRRPTSQQILDQLIGRTTPENAHHSVTEAWQHSSPPPYPAPSGNTTPAYTGRPGTTPHPPGTTPPPYAGPPEAAAPRYAGSTGHTGTTHHSAGPPPTAPYSGPYAGHPTAPHPGDPAQGHPGYGPTAAHHNPAATASLHPGPTAHGGGPALAGGRSGGSRRTRLIGIAAAAVVLAVVAGFGVRALLAPSGPPTDLAYLYRDDFNQSGTGWGGSTYTGVDYSTYGYAPDGYYAIDVDGGHPERAEKAPIPYLPKQPASPDPSATPTPTTPDRLLISVTAGTRRARADGEYGLFCRADQEYHLSRYEFLVDGRGQARIRRVTKGAGGNLTPPVAVKNLSSPSLLQAECAATTEGLRLTMWINGQELHSYTDPSPLPNGDVGVLARVPPDKAGPALKTSFDDFTVQGPAATSTP
- a CDS encoding GH1 family beta-glucosidase, translated to MTATTMAARGKTLVFPEGFVWGAATAAYQVEGAVDADGRGPSIWDVFGRRQGAILQGHTGEIACDHYNRYAEDVGLMDRLDLMAYRFSVSWPRVMPAGAGAVNAAGLGFYDRLVDRLLAAGITPYVTLYHWDLPQALEDAGGWASRDTAYRLADYARVVYERLGDRVGTWMTVNEPWVSAFIGYGIGAHAPGRTSMADAFRAAHHLLLAHGLTAQALRADGAATIALMLNLAPVMTPGQVNDPAAELSPEDAEAVERVDALLNRQFLDPALRGEYPARLLPMIERTAGLGHIRDGDLTTIKQPVDLLGINYYTPCVVRYGPGEPANAAYPGTEDIEFCGAYAPTTAMGWPIVPTGLSRMLERLTRDHPGVGLLVTENGAAFDDVVTEGRVRDADRVAYLDAHLRAAYDAIQAGADLRGYLVWSLLDNFEWAEGYTKRFGIVHVDYATQRRLLKDSALWYRDVIRRNGLHNERARRPTLEAVAARAGVSRSTVSRVINGEATVSDEFRATVMQAVDELGYVPNSAARSLVTERTDGVALIVPDAPWTRGEDPAFSVVVRSAGHALEEAGKHVTLVLAGSSRSRSRAESYVAGGQVDGAVLLPGPAGDPLRAALLRTGVPVVALGRSASPGAMPYVDADNTGGAVAAVRHLLSAGRRRVAMIGGPLDSVAAQDRLTGYEQVLAEQDRRPMIALGSFSRTSGAEAMRRLLEDDPELDAVFAANDLMAIGALSVLHETGRRVPDDVAVIGFDDIDAAAFTIPPLTTIRTSMHDQARAAIRLLLRHIEGGPAGSVILPTDLIIRSSA